Genomic window (Streptomyces cadmiisoli):
TCGAGCAGCAGCACCGCGCCCTCGACGCCGTCCGGCAGCTCCAGGGCGCGCAGCTCGGCCGTGCGGACCGTCAGCCGGTGCATGGCGAGGACACCGGCCACCGCGGGCAGCACCCCGGGCTGGTCCGGTACGGCGATCAGGAGCTCGACGCCGAGCGGTTCCGGGTCCGCGGCCGGCTGGTCCTGGGCCGGCGGCTCGGTCTGGGCCCGCAGCGCGAGGACGGGGCCGCCGGTGGCGACCGCCTCGATCGCGAGCCGCTCCTGCTCGGCGGTGGGGGCGGCCTCGGGTTCGTCGAGGAAGTCCCCGGACAGGACGCCCGAGACCCTTTTGACCAGGTCGGCGACGAGTGAGCCGCGCCACGACGACCATGCGGCCGGGCCGGTGGCCAGCGCGTCGGCCTCGGTCAGCGCGTGCAGCAGCTCCAGGGTGCTCTGCGAACCGACCGCCTCGGCGACCGCCCGGACGGTGGCCGGGTCCTCCAGGTCGCGCCGGGTGGCGGTCTCGACGAGCAGCAGATGGTGCCGGACGAGTGCGGCGAGCACCGCCACGTCCGAGCGGTCGAAGCCGATCCGGGCCGCCACGTCGCGGGCGATGATCTCGCCCGCCACCGAGTGGTCACCGGGCCAGCCCTTGCCGATGTCGTGCAGCAGCGCGGCGACCAGCAGCAGGTCGGGGCGGCTGACCCGGCGGGTGAACTCGGAGGCGCGCACCGCGGTCTCGATCAGATGCCGGTCGACGGTCCAGATGTGCACCGCGTTGCGCTGCGGCCGGCAGCGCACCCGCTCCCAGTCGGGCAGCAGGCGGGTGATCAGGCCCTCCGCCTCCAGTGCCTCCCAGACCTCGATCGTGGGGCGGCCGGAGCCGAGCAGGGTCACGAGCTGTTCGCGCGCCTCGGCGGGCCAGGGCGTCGGCAGCGGGCGCACCGCGCCGGCCAGCCGCCGTACCGCGTGCAGCGAGAGCGGCAGGCCCGCCTGTGCCGCCGCGGCGGCGGCACGCAGGGGCAGCACGGGGTCGCGCTCGGGGCGTGCGGCCCGGGCGAGCACCACCTCGCCGTCCTGCTCCACCACGCCCTCCGCCAGCGGTGACCGCTCGGCGACCGGTTTCCCGCCGCCGAGCATGGCGCGCAGCCGCGGCCGCACGGCCCGCGACCGCAGCACCCGTCCCACCTCGCGCCAGGTGACATCACTGGCGTACGCGATGACCCGGGCCGCCTCGTACACCTGCCGCAGCAGGGTGTCGGCGTCGAGCAGGCCCAGCTCGGCGGCTACCTGGTCCTGCTCCTGGAGCGCGAGCCGGTCCGTGGCGCGCCCGGTGGCCAGGTGCAGGGCGTCACGGACGTCGAGCAGCCGGCGCCGGGCGTCGTCGAGGCCTTCGCGCGGGGCGTCGGCCAGCCAGGAGGCGGCGACGGCGCGCAGCGCGGTGGCGTCCCGGAGACCGCCGCGGGCCTCCTTGAGGTCGGGTTCCAGCAGGTACTGCAGCTCGCCCTGGCGTTCGGCGCGCTCTGCGCACAGCTCCTGGAGTTCCGGCAGGCGTTTGGGCGCCTGGTTGCGCCAGTCGGCGAGGACGGCACTGCGCAGACCGGCGGTGAGGCCGAGGTCACCGGCCAGATGCCGGGCGTCGAGCAGGCCGAGCTGGACCTTGAGGTCCTCGCCGGCCGTCCGGCGCGCCTCGGCCGGTGTGCGGACCGAGTGGTCGAGGGAGAGGCCGAGGTCCCAGACGGGGTACCAGAGGCGGTCGGCGAGCGCGGCGACGGCCGCGGGGTCGCCGCCGTCGTGCAGCAGGAGCAGGTCGAGGTCGCTGCGCGGGGACAGCTCACCGCGGCCGTAGCCGCCGACCGCGACGAGGGACACCCCGCGCGGTGCGCCCTCCCGGGCCCCGTCGGCGTCCTTGCGGGACTGCGGACCCGCTGCCCCGTCCCGTGCCCCGGCGCCGAAGAGTCCGGCCAGCCAATCGTCCGTCAGGCCGGACAGGGCGGAACGGCGCGGCGGCCCGGACCGCGCCCCCTCGGTGAGGAGGCGCAGCCGGGCCGCCGCGTAGCCGCTGGGTCCCGAGTGCTCTGCTTCCGTACCTTCGCGCGTGCTCGTCACCCAGCGACTCCTGTTCCTCGGTGTCAGAGCGCGTCCGGACCGCGCTCGCCGGTCCGGACGCGGACGGCCGTCTCGACCGGGAGCGACCAGACCTTGCCGTCACCGATCTTGCCGGTGCGGGCGGCCTTCACGATCACGTCGATCAGCTGCTCGGCGTCGTCGTCCTCGGCCAGCACCTCGATACGGATCTTGGGGACCAGGTCGACGGTGTACTCGGCGCCGCGGTAGACCTCGGTGTGACCCCTCTGACGACCGTAACCGCTCGCCTCGGTGACCGTCAGTCCGTGGACTCCGAAGGCCTGAAGGGCCTCCTTGATCTCGTCGAGCCGGTGCGGCTTGACGACGGCGGTGATGAGCTTCATGCGTCCACCTTCTTGCTCGCAGCGTCGGTGACCGGGGCGGTGGCCGCGGTCCGCGCGGCGCCGCCGCCGGCACCGCTGAAGTCGTATGCGGTCTCGGCGTGCTCCGCCTGGTCGATACCGGCCACCTCCTCGTCCTCGGAGACCCGCATGCCGATGGTCTTGTCGAGGAGGAAGGCGAGGATCGCGGAGACGACCAGCGAGTAGGCCAGGACCGCGAAGACACCGGCGCACTGCTTCCAGAACTGGTCCAGGCCGCCGCCGTAGAAGAGGCCCTTGACCTCGGACTGGCCCTTGCCGCTGGCGAAGAAGCCGACCAGCAGCGAGCCGATGACACCGCCGACGAGGTGGACACCGACGACGTCCAGGGAGTCGTCGTAGCCGAACTTGTACTTCAGGCCGACGGCCATGGCGCACAGGACACCGGCGACCGCGCCGACGGCGATCGCGCCGACCGGGGAGACCGCGCCACCGGACGGGGTGATGGCGACCAGACCGGCGACCGCGCCGGAGGCGGCGCCCAGCGTGGTGAACGCGCCGTGGCGGATCTTCTCGTAGATCAGCCAGGCCAGCATGGCGGCGGCGGTGGCGACCTGCGTGTTGACGAACATCAGCGCGCCGACGCCGTCGTCGTTGCCGAGCCAGGAGCCGGCGTTGAAGCCGAACCAGCCGAACCACAGCAGACCGGCGCCGAGCATGACCAGCGGCAGGCTGTGCGGGCGCATCGGGTCCTTCTTGAAGCCGATGCGCTTGCCGATGACAAGGATCACGCCGAGCGCCGCGGCACCGGCGTTGATGTGCACCGCCGTACCGCCGGCGAAGTCGATCACACCGAGCTCGAACGCCCAGCCGCCCGCGCCCCAGACCCAGTGGGCGACCGGGAAGTAGACGACGGTGGCCCACAGCGCGACGAACAGCGCCCACGCCGTGAACTTCACGCGGTCCGCGAGGGCACCGCTGATCAGGGCGGGTGTGATGATCGCGAACATCAGCTGGAAGACCAGGAAGACGAAGATCGGGATGGTGTAGCCGTCCCACAGGTCCGTCAGGCCGATGCCGCTGAGGCCGACCCAGTCGGAGTTCCAGCCGATGAGGCTGCCGGAGTCCGTGCCGAACGCCATGGAGAAGCCGTACAGCACCCACAGGATGGTGACGATCCCCAGACTGATGAAGCTCATCATCAGCATGTTCAGGGTGCTCTTGACCCGGACCATGCCTCCGTAGAAGAAGGCGAGGCCCGGTGTCATGAGCATCACCAGAGCGGAACAGATGAGCATGAAGCCTGTGTTCGCGGACGACAGCGTCGGTGCGTCCGCCGCAAGCGTGATGGCTGGTGCCATCGGCGTCTCCTCGTCGTTGGATACGGCCCCGTGCGGGCGAAGCCTTGGAGCGGTCATGAGGGGTGGGCCGGTTATGCGCCATGAGATTGGCGCAGCGCCGTTTCGGTGGAAGCCCCTCGTTGTTTCGCGGCGGTGACGAAGGCGCCGTGCGTGTTACGCGTCGATGAACTGCCTGCTGCCGGACTGCGCGATCGTTATCGTGGCGCAACCTTCCGTGGCAGCTTCCGCGGAGGACGGGAACCGGCCGCGGCGGCCTTCCGATGACCTGGCATGGGGGAGCCGAGTCGGGCAGTTCGGGAGGGCCGGCCGCGGCCGGGGTTCATGGGTCGGGCCGGGTGCTCAGACGGCCTCGGCGGTCTCCGGCAGCTCGGCGGCGAGCCGGTCGGTGAGGTCCACCACCTCGGCGAGGTCGCCGAAGTCGCGGGCGGCGGTGTCGACGGTCTTGCGGATCCGGGTGTTGACCCGCTCGGAGCGGACCTTCTTGGCGACGTCCATGGCCTGCTCGGCGTATCCGGCGCTGCGCTCGGGCTCGCGCCGGAGCAGATGCACGGTGGCCATGCCGATCAGGTTGAGCGCGTACGACCGCTGGTGCTCGGTGTCGTCGGCGAACAGCTCCACCGCCCGCCGCATCAGCGGCTCGGCGAGCGAGGCGTAGGTGGGGCTGCGGCCGGCCACATAGGCCAGGTCGCGGAACGAGTGCGAGTTCTCCCCGTGCAGCTCGGCCTCGGAGAAGAAGCGGATCCAGTCGGGGTCGGGCTCGTCCCACTCGTCGGCGTCGACGAAGGTGTCCTCGGCCATCCGCACGGCCCGCTTGCACTTGCCGGGCTGGCCCATGTTGGCGTACGCGCGGGCCTCCATCGCATACAGCATCGACTGGGTGCGGGGGCCGGCGCAGTCACGGCTTCCGTACTGCGCGAGGTGGATCAGCTCCAGGGCGTCCTCGGGCCGCCCGAGGTGGATCATCTGGCGGCTCATGCTGGACAGGATGTACGAGCCGAGCGGCTTGTCGCCGGCTTCCTTGGCCGCGTGCAGGGCGAGGACGAAGTACTTCTGCGCCGTGGGCTGGAGGCCGACGTCGTAGCTCAT
Coding sequences:
- a CDS encoding [protein-PII] uridylyltransferase: MTSTREGTEAEHSGPSGYAAARLRLLTEGARSGPPRRSALSGLTDDWLAGLFGAGARDGAAGPQSRKDADGAREGAPRGVSLVAVGGYGRGELSPRSDLDLLLLHDGGDPAAVAALADRLWYPVWDLGLSLDHSVRTPAEARRTAGEDLKVQLGLLDARHLAGDLGLTAGLRSAVLADWRNQAPKRLPELQELCAERAERQGELQYLLEPDLKEARGGLRDATALRAVAASWLADAPREGLDDARRRLLDVRDALHLATGRATDRLALQEQDQVAAELGLLDADTLLRQVYEAARVIAYASDVTWREVGRVLRSRAVRPRLRAMLGGGKPVAERSPLAEGVVEQDGEVVLARAARPERDPVLPLRAAAAAAQAGLPLSLHAVRRLAGAVRPLPTPWPAEAREQLVTLLGSGRPTIEVWEALEAEGLITRLLPDWERVRCRPQRNAVHIWTVDRHLIETAVRASEFTRRVSRPDLLLVAALLHDIGKGWPGDHSVAGEIIARDVAARIGFDRSDVAVLAALVRHHLLLVETATRRDLEDPATVRAVAEAVGSQSTLELLHALTEADALATGPAAWSSWRGSLVADLVKRVSGVLSGDFLDEPEAAPTAEQERLAIEAVATGGPVLALRAQTEPPAQDQPAADPEPLGVELLIAVPDQPGVLPAVAGVLAMHRLTVRTAELRALELPDGVEGAVLLLDWRVAAEYGSLPQAVRLRADLVRALDGSLDIAGRLAERDAAYPRRRGVVAPPPRVTVASAASRHATVIEVRAQDAPGLLFRIGRALEDAGVRVRSAHASTLGANAVDAFYVTGPEGAPLPGEDAAAVARKLEEALRG
- a CDS encoding ammonium transporter, producing the protein MAPAITLAADAPTLSSANTGFMLICSALVMLMTPGLAFFYGGMVRVKSTLNMLMMSFISLGIVTILWVLYGFSMAFGTDSGSLIGWNSDWVGLSGIGLTDLWDGYTIPIFVFLVFQLMFAIITPALISGALADRVKFTAWALFVALWATVVYFPVAHWVWGAGGWAFELGVIDFAGGTAVHINAGAAALGVILVIGKRIGFKKDPMRPHSLPLVMLGAGLLWFGWFGFNAGSWLGNDDGVGALMFVNTQVATAAAMLAWLIYEKIRHGAFTTLGAASGAVAGLVAITPSGGAVSPVGAIAVGAVAGVLCAMAVGLKYKFGYDDSLDVVGVHLVGGVIGSLLVGFFASGKGQSEVKGLFYGGGLDQFWKQCAGVFAVLAYSLVVSAILAFLLDKTIGMRVSEDEEVAGIDQAEHAETAYDFSGAGGGAARTAATAPVTDAASKKVDA
- a CDS encoding P-II family nitrogen regulator — its product is MKLITAVVKPHRLDEIKEALQAFGVHGLTVTEASGYGRQRGHTEVYRGAEYTVDLVPKIRIEVLAEDDDAEQLIDVIVKAARTGKIGDGKVWSLPVETAVRVRTGERGPDAL